The following DNA comes from Anopheles arabiensis isolate DONGOLA chromosome 3, AaraD3, whole genome shotgun sequence.
CCACGCCGTACCGTATACACCTCCAACGGCGTTTGGGTAGTTTCATTCTTCTTCGGATCGTGGTACGTCCCCTTTCCGTTGATCAGCAGATTGATCGGCATAATTCCGCCGGCGGAAGGCAACCCGGGCATAAACATCTCCCCATCGATGTGCATCCAATCTGAGCCGAGAATTACGTGTGCCGGTGTATCGTAGTGGTAGAGATCACCGTTCGGGTCCGCTCTCTTGGGCTCTCGCACGATCAACGCTCCATAATGCCCGTTCACCTTATGGTGGCCCGAGTGGGAATGGTAAAACTGTGTGCCCGGTTCCGTTGCTAGGAAGGCGTAGCGAAACGTGTTGCCAAATCCGATCGGACACTGGGTAATGAACGGGACGCCGTCCATGTAGGGCGTTGCTCGCTGATGCAGCCCGTGCCAGTGAATGGCGGCCGATGTGCCCGCCATCGCATTCGTTATGTCGACCACGATCAGATCGTGCCGGCAGACGCTAATCGTTGGGCCGGGAATTTTGCGATTCAGGCTCATGACGCCCCGTTCCACACCGTCCGCCGTTATGCAGGCCGGATGGTAGCAGTCCGTATGGTTGCCTTTCGCACAGTCCCGGCAGGCACTGTAAGGGAAGGGATGAGGAAAGAACACCTTAGATTATACGATTGTGTGAGCTCATCTAACAACTAATGTAAGAGTGATCCTCTTGAGGATAAGGGAACTGAAGTGGATGCAGTATTAAACTGGTTCCGAACACAAATGCTTGATAATCACTGGTTTATCTCAACGCGGGTAGATCGCAATTTAATCTGCCTCCGGCACATGCTGCTGACAAAGACACTTCGCACGAACGCTTTGTTTGCTGGAATGTGTGGCACATCAAGAGGCACACTTCAGGTGGATTAATTGGGCGTTTGCAACGTATTTGACGTATTCCTATTTCTAGCTCGTTGGTCATCAGTAAAGTTTGCTAAGCCGTCAACAAACTACAGTGCGTATAGAACCTACCGGAAACAGATACTCCTTCATAGGATTATAGGTCACTAATCTACTAATGAAATCTTTACACACTTTTCATCCACCACGAGGTAGTGCACCAGTTGTGTGTTATCTGAAGTGCGTAATacagtgtttatgttttgggAATAGTAAAAGTGATTGATTTACAGCTACAGTGTGCACGGTAAACATCTCACAAGTGCTTCAGTTTGAGCGGTATATGAAGCCCCGTTCGGATTAGTCATCGATGCCTACTTTAGTTACAATTTCCCAACGCACGCAACACACTACTTGCGTCACATTGGCATTGAACTTCATCAAGCGTAGGCAAACGTAGACGAGTAAGCTTAAACTGTCTGGGTACAATTGCACCTATCACTAAGTACACTGACACTGACGCCTACTACCATCTCCACtaacacgtgtgtgtgcgcaaagCTATCGGCTGTGGGGGGGGGTCTTTGCAAAATCGCTGCACGCATTCGTCGCATCTCATTCTCAAAATACACTTACGGTCCCATCACGTGGTAGTGTTCCATCGTCCAGGAAAAGTGGCATATCCGTGGCTGGGTATTGTCGCACTCGCGCAAACACTGCTCGCCCGGAAATGTGCTCACATCGAGCGTCCCGTTCGATTGCTCGAGTAACGTGTTAAGCCAGCTTTGAGCATTGGCACGCGTCGCGTACGCGACCACTAGCACACCGAGCAGTACTAGCACGTGTGATCGTAACACGATCatctttgttttgtatgtgGTTTCTAGACGGTAGCCCAGTTGTTGGGAGAAATTGGGCCAACTTTAAACTcgtaaccttttttttggttagcGCGTAAACTTGCTATCGCGCACTAGACACTAAACTGCTCCAGTCAACCACTACTGCAACACTGTGATCGTTCGCTGGCGGGTGAAATTATTTATAAGATGGAATGTCTGGCCTGGCCACAGCTCACCCCCGGTACGGCGGTCGGTTTCGAGTGGGGTGAGCCGGTAAGCCGTGGGCTTTACTTACAGCTTTAGTGCTTTCGAGATAAGGTTTTTTGTGACGTCGGGATCTGTACCCGTCACCGTGCCAACCCCTCCCATGTCGTATTGGTGAGCTTTACTCTTCTTTTAGGCAGGGAAACCCCACACAGGCACGATTCTAGTACAAGAGACCCCCTAGCTAGGGGCTGCTCATTGCCAGGAATAGGTTATGGATGTTTCGCAATACTTTTCGGATGATGCTTACCAATTCAGTGAAGTGGCTTCAAAGCTTCCGGGGTTTTAAGCACAAATCGGACAACACTTGAAAGATTGAATTTAGCTTTATCGGGGGTTTTGAGGAAGCTGTGCAACAGTTCCTGTTTACTTTACGAGGTGAGAGCATTTATTTAGCATTTAGCATTTATAGAAAAAGTGGTCCATTTAATGCAAACGTATTATGGATTATGTAAACACAAGGAAGCATTTTTAAGCTAAAACTATGTACATCTATTGCTGTTAAGATTGAATTTATAATCGTGTTCTTCTGAGAATTGGAATTAAAATGCAATACATTCCTTCTACGTTCGATGTAAGAATGCTTCCTAAAATAATGCTAACTTGTACTCAGAATTGGTTAAATCTTGCTGTTATCCCCAAAGATGCTTAGTACGATAGCACTTAGTGCCTGTAGAATCGGTCGAACACATCCCTGCAATCAGTAATCCCTCTTCCTCCGGGAACGATATAAACCCCCACGCGTTAGTAACAATCTACGCCTGGTATTCTTGGTCGAGATCGATTCCTGGAATGCCACATAAAAGGGCTTAAGAGAAGCAGCCCGAATGCAGTGCAATAATGCACTATCATAATGCCAGTTACATCCAGACACACCCAACCAGTTTCCCAacgcaaacgaaaacaaccgTTGGTTCCCTGTGATCAGGTGCTAAGTAGATGCACGCACCAGCGGGATGCAGCCACAGGAACAGATGACGAACGGTGTTTGTGCTCTGCTGCTTACGGCATTCAGAAGTTGGGTGGGTTGCTTTTGTCGGGCTGTGGGTTTGCACAGGCAAACGGCTTCGTAGACACCATTCTGTCGTGACGTTGGTAAGCGGCATTTTGAGCGCTGTTTGTGTTTCCAGCGAAGTTGGCTTTATCGTTTGGCGCGAATACGTTGCACGTTTATGGTTTATACGATTAGATGCATCTGGGTAGTATTCCGTTAGCTGTTAagcggttgtgtgtgtgtgttaatgtgGGAAAGTTGGTCTTTAGTTGCGAATTAATTTTGGGATTGTTCTTATTATGCAGAGGTTTGCTGTATGGATTTTAGTCTTCTCGGAAGTTAGATAAGAGTCTTTAAGTATATTGTTAATAGAAGATTTCTTAAGATATGTTCCTAACAATACAGTGGGCTTTAGATAAATATAGAATATATTGAAAATTATCAACTCCTGTGATTTGAATGAAGTCTAGGCTATTAAAATCATGGTTTTGTAATTGATGACTATTCCTCAACCTAATAATCAGTTCTTCCTCCGGGGGTCAAATTAgtacaagaaacaaaatacgTTCGTTCTTGTATTATTAGACCAGGAGTCGAGAGCAGCCCTCGAGAGCATGTACAGACGTGTTCTATTCTTGCAGTCAAATCATCTCGAAATTGAATGAATTATGGTTTTAAGTTTGAtagtacagtcatcaactcgtatgacttaacaacatgcccgtcatcgGAGCAAGCCTCATATGGACcatccccccgtagcaaggactgactattcggctgcgtggtactgaataaagtCTCTAAAATCTGTACAGGCCGGTATGCCCGTGTAGGATGTTAAGCCAAATAGAAGATATTTTTTAGTCAATTTGTATGGAAATGTAAACTTTTCAGTTCATTTTCTCGAACAAAACcgaaattagaaataaatctGATTTTTTGCCTactgaaatataaaaaaaacatgtctcAATACAACATATTTGTATAAATTTGGCTATTTGGAAGACTTCTGCACCATGGGATCTATGCAACTATTTTACAGTCTGTGTGTATCTAAAACTGTATACCACTATGTAGTCAGTCAAGATGGATCAAATTATTGTATCCGTTTAAGATCTACAGATGATCTTGAAGGTccttaaaaagaaaaaaataaagcaaaaaaaatgcaacaacacCCGAGTGCCTGGGCATCACACAGATCGACAACCATAACACCATTTCTGCATGATTGTCGCGTCGGCATGATTGTAAATCGCACGTTTATTGCGACTTGTAGTGTACTGCGGCGTTACAGCCCCATGCAATCTAGGGCTTATGCAAACAGAAGGTCCATGGcgagtgttttgtgttgatCGTGGTGTAAGGTCTTTATCATCTGTTTCGTGGTCGTCCAATGATATCCAATGAATCTGCTGGGGTTGTTCAAGGTAGCAGTCGGTGTATCGTTAGCTGTTTTAGATATTTTAAAGGAGGTTAACGTCTGTGCGGAATTCTTTAGTGGGATTTAAACTATCAGTGATcggaaataatgtttttttttctttaacttGATCCTTAGTTTATAAAACCATCTTATCTAAATGACACTAAACTTCTAACTGATTTGTTTATCAACTGAAATGAACCAACGTCAACTAGAGCAAACATACTAACGATAATGATAGCTTTAATAACAACCATAACAAGTGCATAGTTAAGTGTTTAACAACCGGAACTAAGCTCAGCGCCCTTTGTTCTTAGAGCTACATCCTTGGAGCTGTCTCCCCGGGATGTGGTTCCCCGGCATCACTGAGGGGAAAGAAACTGAGGCCTGATGAGGCAATTGCATTTCAATTactgaaatggaaaaaaagtcGTACCGCTGATCGTTTTATATCTACAATGAGGCTAAAGCACAAAACGATAACATAAGATTAATTGAAGTGTAGACTCAGGAAATTCTAGGGACGAACACTTGCCAAAACTACCGTTAGTTAACCGCTAAAATACAGTAAAAATGTATCAACATACTAACAAAAATACGCTCTTGGAAGAATATTTCGCTGATGAGTGAATTATTCAATAGctaattgcaaaaaaatacgTAAAAAACGTCTAAATAATTcctatttttcacttttacaACGAAATAGAGCAACCGTGCTATCACGACTCTAAAACACGATTTTACGATCCTACACCTCAATGGACAGGTATCGCTCGAAATGATAAAGAAGGCAGCCTATTTATATCAgtactatttttatttacatcgCTTTAAAACAAACCTACAACTTAACGACACTTTATATTTATAGCTTACTTAATAATACATTCAATTTGGAGCAGCTTAAAGAGCAATACCACCAGCGTCTGCTTTGCATGTCAGATActattttaaaacacacaaacacacaccacgtCCAGTAAAATACCGGACACGGGCACAGCATAATCTACTTCTGGTCGCATGACTTTGCTAGATTGCTATTTACATTCAAACTGCTCGGTGAAGCGCAAGAACTGCCCGGAACCTGGAATAGCAGCGCGGGGAGGTTGGGAGACTTGTAGCTGGTAAGTTTAGAGCGACACGCATGCCACGGCGGTTCCAGTGAAGCGAGCCCAACAGGCTCTCTCGTTCAAAAGGTTAAAAAAAGAACGTCGACAACAACTATTTACAACACCCTAGGTCTGCGTGTAGATGTCCGGTTTGTAGCTGCCACAGCGTGGAAAGTCCTTCGGGGCCTGTTTCATCTCGTCCAGCTCGCCCACCTGCAGCACAAAGCTCATGCCGATGCCGAGATGCCACTCGAAGTGACAGTGTACCAGCCAAAATCCTGCCGGGGTGATTGCAGAGTGCGAGCAAATGggcaaaaaggaacaaaaataataaaaaatgggcgtaaaattaaaatgtgcATCCTGCCTCCCTGTTTCCATCGGTACTTCCCCGTACCACCTACCTGGATTGTCCGCCCGGAAGCGTATGCGGGTGTAGCCGCGCGACGGCACCGACACAGTGTCCTTGTACGGTGGGTTATGGTCGCTAGGCATGGTGCGCGAGTACCGGCGAGCCCGCTCGACAAAGTCCACCTTTTCGCTTTGCGTCCCGAACTGGGGCAGCTGGCCCATCCCCGTCACGATGAACCGATGGCCGTGCAGATGAAACGGATGGTACAGGTCGCGTACCACTGCGGGTGGGGTGGCGTATCAGGACAAAAAACAATGTCAATCgattagaaataaaacaaactgaaGTGGCACGCGCGTTCGACCGCGCTCGCGTTACCTTCCGCGTCGTCGATCAGCGACATCTCGACCACGTCATTGAGGGCCACCTTCAGCCGGTGCAGGCAGAAGCAGGCGTGGTGCGGTTTGCACCGGGCCGGCCGGTGCGTGTTGTTGCAGAACATCCCGTCGCCGCCAATCAGTTCCGGTTGCGTGAGCAGCGGAAAGTCCGGGAACACCATGCTAATGTTGTTCGTGACGCCGATGTTGTTGAGCGTAAGTACCACGGCTGGGTGTAAAAAATGGACACACCAACGTCACATCACATTATtcctgagtgtgtgtgtgtgtgtgtgtgcaaggggAAGAAGGGAAGGGTCACTTACTCATGTAACGGACGTAACCTTGGTCGGAGAAAAGTACCGCCGGGTCGGCAGTGAACGTGTTGAACAGGATGCGGAACGTTTTGTTCGGTGCTGCATCGATCAGGTCGTCGTCCCGGTGGACCTCGTGCGATTCCAGATCGGCCACACACAGATCGTCATCGTCCGGTACGTAGCACGTGGCGTTCGGGTTGTTGAGAACCTTTTGGAGGAGGGGGTGAACAGGAACAGTCACGATTACATCACGGTTTGTTCGATGGTGCGACGCGGCGAAGCGAGAAGTTCGTTATTAATAATGACGGCGTGTTgtggctgtttttgttttgttctactTGTCCTTTTTAGCGTGGAACGTGGTACAGAGTCTTTAGTTGGAGTTTGTTATTAGAACGGTGTCTAAAGTAAGACCTTTCAAGAGTGTGTAAGTATAGATCGCCACTCGAAACCGAGAGTGGCTTCGAGTGGCCGTCCGCGGGGGACTTTTGCTGACGAATATGGTTCTTTCGTCCCGGGAGCGCTTACTTTCTATTTCGATGAAGCAATTATGCTACTGGTTGTGTAAAAAGAGTACTCAAAAGGTAGCGCTGGATGCAATGGGTGGGTTTAAAGACGCACAGCACGTTTGTGCTGCACTCATTTGTAAGTACAATCAACGCAGTTTTACACCAGATAATATAGTTATCATTGTTTTGAACGCTTTAtctattgttttgtattgttgtcTATTTCAATTACATTTCAAGTTGTTTACTTTATACGTGATAGAAGATAAAAGGATTAAGAAGTAAACACAAATTTACTCTTAAGGCAATAAAATTGGCAATAGTTAGTAGATAGGATAGTTTCAGGCTGCTGAGCTAAGAGCTTCTTGAGCTCCATACACATCATGTATCCTAGTAACCAATCTAATACGATGCTGTAGGATATCTTTAGTACTACTGAGTAATAGAACATCATTTGACTGGGGTAGACTTTTTCAAGTATTTAAATGTTTACTTGTCTATGGATAAAGGCTCCAATTTCGTCACTTCAACTATAACTTTAGgataaaaacatgtaaaaaatctaaattatATCTCCTGTTCAATGGATTCTGGTTGCAAACATATGCCATAACCTTCAGTTGTTTTAACATACATAGGCATTTCCCTTTGATTGCTTCACTGGAATCCTAAtgtgttaataaataaaaaaatggaagaaagaaGATAAATTATGCTTCTATGAGCACCTCTTCGTTCGCCCTAATCCTGTCATGTTAATCATGACCTAAGGCAAATATTAAGGCATTTTAATGCCCTAAGGCAAATGTTTATCTTAACAATTTGTTAGATTGTCCTTATCTCACCAACGTGGCAATGACCTTGTTAAAAGAATGTTGCATAAAATGGCAATACATCTGCTAGGAAATACCAATTCCTGTTActagcgcctaaaggtatgcaaagtACCGTTTTGTAATTTGAACTAGCATGTTGCGTCATGCATTGTTGAAGTATTGCCggtatttgtttaaaaaaactgttttattaTAGAAAACGCTCAAGTAAaacttaacacacacacaaaaatgtttaCACTTTCATCTACCAATGCAAAGCggccataaaaaaacacttgctTGGTTTGTATTGTAATAAGCTTTTGCAATAGGTTACAATACTAAGCTAAGATAGTAAAATTAGTTAGATAGATTAGTAGTACTGGCTGGGGGATCAGATCAAATCCAATCTTCAAATTGAAAATACTATCGGATCCTATTGAATATCCGATAACAGCTTCTTATGCACGTGTTACCTCTAACGGCGACACTTACTGCCACTGAGTACAACGTTTTAAGAACCTTTCTTAATCTTAGAATTCTAGCTCCATAAAGAATTTAAGTCcaatgaaaataattaatatattcTCTCTTTTCGTACACCGATGAGCTACACCGCAAATAAAGCGCCCATTTCTCATCACACACCTACGCCCTACGGCTACAAGCGGATGTATTTCGTTATTCTAATAAATGAAGCTATTTACCGATCGCTTAGCAGCCGGATGGGCGGCCCAAAAGCGgcaacaaaataaaccaacAAACCCCGAAGATGGTTCTTGGACCAGCGTTTTGGGCTGGGCGATAAGTGGGCGATAATGATTAAACGATGAGACCGGGCTGGGAGGGGGGTagcaaaatgaatgaaaaaagaaaagccacTGGTCAGCTACAAACACATAATGAGGCTCGTTTGTTTCCGTTAGCACCTGAAGAAAGAAACTCATTTGCCACGGGGCGTATATTAACCGCCTCGATCAGTTCCTACGCTCACCGTTCGTTGAATAgtttgttagtgtgtgtgtgtgttgttacttgctttttttctcttctttttctaaCGTACAATCTAGACAGTAAGGTTCGGTGCACCAACGCGCGCACCAACAGACACGTTGACACGATCCACGTGGGAATTCGCTCGAAGCGAATGCACGGATGGCACGTGGGTGACGATTAAACGTTTACTTACCGTGCCCGATGGGAACCGGTCGTCCCAGCTGGGAGGCGTACGCTTCGGGTAGGCTAGAACCTTTTCCGGTACGTGGGGCGCTTCGTCCTCGTACGATAGGACGGCAAACTCTTCCCTTCGCTCGATGTTACAGAAGCCAATGGCACGGACCCGCACCCAGTAGGTACCTGTTGGAATGGGTACAGTTCGGGAGGGTTTGGGAATTAGTTGAACATCAGTGGCAAGCGAGCGTTGCAGGGGTAAAGGAATTGGGTACTATACCTGGTTTCTGATTTGCCGACAGCACAAAGTCGTACCGTTCGCCCGAGGTGGAGATGAGCGTGTCGACCATCGTGGGCTGCACGGCGCCTCCATCGGTTGCGATGAGCTGCATTCGATGCTTTTCAATCTATCGGGAAGTGATTGGGATTTGGGATGGAGGAAACAATTGAACCCAATTAGATGATGTGTTTCAAATGGAAACaggatttaaataaaatagagaGTCTTTCTTCCCATTTGCTTTACCTTTACACAAATTAGCTTTAAATACTAATTCAGGCTATTATTAGCCATGAGGTATGCTTTTTGTGTTTGAGggttttgcagtttttttggATTAGGCAGCGTTGTTTTCATGAAGCTTAAACACAATGTTTTCTCCTTTCCTAGAAGTAGCTTACTCACTAGTATCATCGTACCAGTATAAGTCCCAGAAAATATACGAACAACACGCCAATTATCAACGATTTTCAGCCGAATATTGTGCAATGTGGTATTCATTTGCGCAAAAAACACCATTAAACGATATCAAATTAGAGTGTGGAAACATGTTGCCCGCAATGCTGTGCAATTTGATAAAATAATTGTTCATAAACATTGCATTATATGTTGTAAAATAAGCTGAAAAAAACCGTTGTAACAGTTTTATGCAATTTCTAAAGCTTATCCCACATATTGTGTGGAATTTCTGCTAatacttttgtttttacttgtaTCTTCTTTTTCATAGACATCAGTCAACTGATACGATAATTGCTTATTTCTTAGAATTTCGTGCGGTAATTACGTTTAAGCTTTTAAAAAGACTATCAATATTTTCTAAGAACAGTGCAAAAGAAAAGGTTGTAAATATGTATTACTAATATGTAAATATATCATCATTATTATAGTGTGAAGTCCTGAAAAAAATCCTTATCTCCTGATGTAACCATCATATATATGTTGTGCATGTGAAATAGACGTTGAAAGGGTCGGTCTCGTGGTATAGtcgtcgtcaactcgtacggctTGACAACATGCacgtcataggttcaagctccgaatagaccgtggccccatacgtaggattgactatcttgctatggtaatcaataagtcaggCAAGCCTTGACCGAAAAcggttgtgccaaagaagtagaagaagaaatagaaaCTCAATCAAATTGATagtaaaacataaaagaaGTATTTTTTACGTGAATTAAAAGATTTGAGACATATATTTTCCCCtctaaaatattaaataactaTAGTAGTAAATAACTATATGATTCGCTAATGCAAAATCTtcagtaaaagtaaaaatttaattaaaataactgTATGTCTTAAGAAACATGTTATGAATAATTATtatagaaaaaagcaaaaataaattaaaatatagaaaCCAGCAGttcatacatatttttgtacgCCACGCTTTAACAAGCCTATAAATACAGAGAACCAGTGAGAGTTAATCTTTACTTTATCAGTAAAGCTTATAAAGAAAATTCATCGTAACTACTAATTTT
Coding sequences within:
- the LOC120902085 gene encoding laccase-3-like, translating into MERKWCYYFPVWLLLGAVCLVFVVRHLSYPKAVFPSVGKFMAGPQFLDAVRSAKDRPVPLQLAEFHEGAECDRICTEREAPRVCYFRWIAEHYAAMGSACGDCRWGNRSHCFHPQCITADGMERGVLALNRRIPGPTIHVCRHDLIVVDLVNHMEGLESTIHWHGAHQYDTPWMDGVPMITQCPIPNGAAFRYAFNASEPGTQLYHSHSGHQKANGHYGLFVIRSPTDINRHLYDYDLTEHHIIISDWTLDLVEKFVPGLQSSTVRMDSILINGRGRHFDEEEHELQTQAPLTVYRVKKGYRYRFRLVSSGSQFCPFQLQIEKHRMQLIATDGGAVQPTMVDTLISTSGERYDFVLSANQKPGTYWVRVRAIGFCNIERREEFAVLSYEDEAPHVPEKVLAYPKRTPPSWDDRFPSGTVLNNPNATCYVPDDDDLCVADLESHEVHRDDDLIDAAPNKTFRILFNTFTADPAVLFSDQGYVRYMTVVLTLNNIGVTNNISMVFPDFPLLTQPELIGGDGMFCNNTHRPARCKPHHACFCLHRLKVALNDVVEMSLIDDAEVVRDLYHPFHLHGHRFIVTGMGQLPQFGTQSEKVDFVERARRYSRTMPSDHNPPYKDTVSVPSRGYTRIRFRADNPGFWLVHCHFEWHLGIGMSFVLQVGELDEMKQAPKDFPRCGSYKPDIYTQT